The sequence CAGAGCTTATACAAGTTCATCGACTATTTCAAGTCCAGTTTTTGTtacataagaaaaaataaaagaggaaGCATTGTTTGATAAAAAGGGGAAGAAATTTAGTTCTCCGACGTCCAAATACCACACAGAAATGCAGCATTAGATAGCGAGGAGAACATCTTTCTCGGCTTCTCTtgaaaaaaacacacacaaaatcaaattaagtGCATGTTGAATACGATTTATAAAgccttcaaaaaataaaataataaactgaAATTCACGATTCAAGAAATCTAGTTGCTCTTTCTCAATCTGCCCAAAGTAGCAAAAATTTGAGggagaaattaaagaaaaaaagcaacaCGATCGATTTTGCTTCAAGGGAACGAGTCATTTGGGAATTGAATTGATCCGCAATGACCAGATAAAGAAGCCTTCCCTAAAAGTTGAAGAAAGCTTTTTACGACTTTCAACTTCAATCAAAAACCAGAGACCAGATTTGAGGACGGAGGAGGGGAAGAAAGGGTTGAGAGCAATGGCTCTAAGCGGCGATTTCATGCCTCAATATATAGAGGACGAGAGGGGAAAATCGGACGGTTGTTATTATATCATTTGTGGATCTACGGTCCAGAGTCTTTTCTCTCTATTACCACACCTAACCCTAGTTTCCTTTCTAAACCTTGTGTGGGTTTACGAAATTGGCCTCGTGCTCATACCAAGGCAGCCCAAGCCCAAGGACTGTATTACCCGGatgtattttttcaaaaatactTTCCTCTTTTAATACACTTCTTAAAAGATCCAGTAAAATagacatttttaaaattaaacacaAATGGTAtgtagctcaagtgattaaaaacatttatccATGCACTCGAGGTCATAACTTAAGTGAGCAAATGTTAGAAATGTATAGTATTTTTCAtactatacatatatatatacatacatacatacatacatacatacagaagtccaagaaattgtggtcacccatcgttgaatattaatccaatggttcaaaaaaatttctgaaaatgaGTACAAGattgagtgaaccgttgaatttacatccaacggtgagtgaccacaaatctcttggacccctgtagtccaagagatcaggactgtatatatatatatatatatatatatatatatcattcacatttattatatatatatttttcacatattattaaataattatatgaaattttgaaaataatcaatattaaaatattttataactACTGAAATTTTCACCGTCTTTTAAGATTTTTACCGAATAACATacacatcaaatttttttagtttttattttattttaaatgttagAGTGGTAGAGAAATCCATTAAAATCCCAGGACCAAATGGCATCCCATAAGTTTCTCTATAacatactttttgttttcatcttttctcctttatttttttgctagGGGGGTAAAAGCCAAAGCTATCAGATATATTAAGAGAAACATAAGCCTATAACATGAGAAGATGGTGTACAAAAAGGGCAGTACATACACAATTGCTGTCACAAAATCAACAATTTTCACAAGTCAAATATAAATACTGAGTGTAATACATGCTGCAGCTGAATTCAAATCTTCATTCAATCATTACATTTGAACCTTCTGGGTTGGTGCTAGCTCTACGCGTCACCATAGATGCCTGAAATTATATTTGAAGGAAAAGTTAAAACTACATTTTAATCTTGAAGTCCAACTGTAGACAATCCATAAACACCTGGTAGACTGGCTGAAAGAACATTAAATTGCATAAAAGTAAATTTTGCATTGCTTCAGTGGGAAGAACATACCAATACAAAGACATATCGCACCAAAagatttgttatattttttgttttttgtttttttcatttttatgtcCAAAATCTTTGACTGATAAAAAAAAGTCCAAAATCCATCCCAAAGGTTTAGAGTATAATCTAGGATATAGATATAGTTGACACTCCGGACAAATACTTGGGTATCTCTAATAACTCAAAAGGAGCCTCTGCAAAATTGGCAAGTCTTTTTGGAGTTCCATAAGCAATTTCACCTTCCAAAGTTCTGTGTATGTTTCTAAATGccccaaagaaaacaaacggGAAGAGATCTGAAAAAGGCTAGAGAAAACCTCACTGTTTGTCTAGTTTAAATTGCCCCAATTCAAGAACAGTAAGTGAAGACCACAAGGATGCATCCAAATTATTTGATGACAGGTTATGTAAACCCTTCAAAATGTTTGTATGTTGTGTTTATAgtgctttcatttttgtaaCATGAAACCTCACATTATGAAACACAGCTATAGCAACCTATTCAAGCATGCAAGAAACCACTCATTATGAAAGAGGGTACAGTGGGTGCACTGAAGAAGGCAGTTCAGTTATGCCAAAATAGGTAGTCAACATCTGAACTAGTCTTAAGAACATTAATGCTACAACTCATCTATTTTCCCGAAGGAACGGAGGCTAAACCAAGAGTTGTAAACTGATTTATTTGGCAGCCGAATTCCACATTATCTACTGGCCTTGGCCTACCATTACATCCAAACACATCATAGCAAAGAACATATTACGAAATTCCAATATAACATAACGATAAGATGCTACAACTTATGATATCCAACAAGAGAAAAAGGTTAGAATGTTACCTCTTGCAAAACTCCGTTACATATCGTGAGCCATTGTAAAAAATGAACCACATCAACACAACGACCAAAGTATCTGTCAAGATTTAGGAATTCACAAGCGCAATGTAACAGCATAGAGGAAGGGAGAGAACTTCATATTAAATTTGATCGAGAATGGTGAGAGCTGTAGGTAAAATCTTATATCCTAAATATAACATTTCCTCAACATGCATTTCCCCTCCTATTCATTAAGTCATAAGACTGAACCAGAAACATGATAaccaaaaatacaaattttaatGAAACTTATATATGGCAATATGGTAGGAACCAGTAAACAAGCTCAAGAAAAACTTCAGGTTTTAGCATATGGTGATCGGAGATATTGCAAAATAAGAGGCAACTTTTCAAATCATAACAGCAAGAAAGGTTTATAATAAGATCAAGCAAAatgcttcttttttctaattGAATAAATGTAAGTGTCATGCAACcacttgaaaattgaaattataaactcCATCTCTACATGATCATGGATATAAGCTTACGCTCTAAACTTAAAAAGGACACATGTCAAGcatattgaagaaaaaaaggcaTAACATAGGATACTGAAGAGATAACGCTCCCACCAATCCAACATATAGAGCCCAAAAGTGACATTGTAAAGATAAATCTTTCGTTGAACCCAATTCATGGCTCGAGAATCTACAAACAGTAAGCATAAGTTGGAGGTTAAGATGCATCCAAACAAATATAACTTAACAAAACCATATATAAatgaaacacaaaaacaaaaaacaaaatatagaTTCCAGCAATAAAAAATTCAGTAGCAAGAGATGATTGTAGCACTGAGCTTCGCGGAGATTTACATATGCATCTATCTTTTGACCGAAAAATCTAACACAATTGAATATTGAACAAACCAACCGGACAATCTAAGAGAAGTAAGGGCTTGATTGGTTTGTGATTCAAAAGTTACGATCCATTCCAAAAATTTGGGTTGTATTCCGAATttacaccaaaaaataataatctgAAAACCGTTCTTAAACCTATTTggtttaaaagaaaacaaagaaaaaaaaaagaacactCAAACATCATACAGCTATTCAGCAATTCAATACCAAATACAGATCATGACTAATATTTACAAGGAAGACCAATGGAAATACAGGGCCAATCGAACTCCAAGCACTCTATTGCGGCATTTCCAGAAACAGCTATACCCagcattgaaaaaaaaaagccccgCTTTTCCCACTTGCCATTAAACCAAATACAGAAAGGTCATCCTCCCCCAGCTTATATTCACGAGATTAGAACTGTAATCTGTTTCTAAAGGGACAAGCAGCCAGTCAACAGTGGTCCCATGTGAGCGCCAATCATTGACCCCACACCATGGTAATTGGGTTTTAAAGAACACGGAAGAGAATGAAAATGGAGACGACGATGAGCTcagaattgaaatgaaaatcaaacagTTTTCCGGTGAAAGAATACCAAACGCACCCTAAGATTTATAAGGATCACAAGATTTATTTGGGTAGATTCAGTGTAAgtttcagttttctttttcaccatTTTTTCGGACTTTATTCGTATTAACAAGCAAGTGAGCAAACTAAACAAATCGGTTAATTTACAAATTTGTCAACTCTGCTGCACTTTTTCCAAACCTTTcccagcaaccaaacagaaagaGAGGGTAAATAATAACTTACCAGTGGCAAAGAAGTAAAGGCTGAGTTCAGCGCAGCAGCtggttggattggattggagcCAATGAACCGTGCCACTGCCAAGCGACGGAGGGAAGGGGAGACAGAGAGAGGTTTTGAGATGGCAATTGCCCAAACCAGGTTGTTTGAGTTTCACTATCCCACTTCTCCTCTTCTCTGCTTGATTCGCAAACCCATCTCATCTCACACGTTTTGGGTTTTAGGTTTGGACTGGGCTATCTCTATGGATTGGATTGTACTTTCATTAAGCCTGGGCTGTTGGGGTCTATTTAGGTTCGCAGTATAGTGGACCTTTCAAATTCTTAGGCCCATTACTTGTGTGGCTTGGGCTTGAGCCAATAGTAATAGTGCAATATCTTTTCCACCCACTTGCTCTTACATTTTATACAGGCGCATTTCTGCCGCATGATAGTATTGAGTAAGAGAACAATCCAGTGAAAAGATTGCATGTGTTTAAATTtgatgataatttttttagatacATTCAATATTTTCATCGCTCAACACTGACACATGACAAAAACATTTCGCAAGTTGGCATTCGGCcaatttgtgaaaaataaaaatagccCAAATGTGAATGATAACAATagcaaattttaatttatattttttgaagGAAGATAATTTAtccatcaacaacaacaacaataataatttaaattatcatGATTGTCGTCACTTATTTTCCGGTTGCAGAAGTTAGTAATAGTATGCTTAAAAAGATGCTAATTTGGTCATGCTTTGTTGATGTTAtcttatattatttttcttccctttgttTAATGTCTAACAAGTCATTGTTTCCACATTAGCCCACCGTCCGCTGTGCTTTTCCATCCAAGCTGAACGCCAAACTCAATCGTGCCTGACGCTAACCCTTAttagtaaattaataaaatcttAATCAActtatttgttatttaattaattaagtcgTTTCTTGCATCCTTGTAAAGTAGAAGCCAAACACAAACAAGGGAAAAGCCCTTTTTCACTTGGCAATAACAATTTACACTCAAGACAAAGGATAAGATTTTGATTAACCTGTTGAATCGTTCAATTTGGCTTTATTATCTCTTTGGATTCGATTCctaatataattaaagaatCTCTTAACAATAGTTTCAAAgcttaaaaaatatgacaaatatGTTACAAACAAATGactttaaatctttttttcatctttcatGATGGCCTTGACTCCCCAATTTACATGTTGCTCTATGTACCCTTCTAATATATTTGTAGCGTTATGGACAAGTTTGAAACAAAGATTCATCTAATGCCCCTTCTTCTGAAAAATTAACGTATTTAGACTTTTTAGCTCTTTCAGAAGAAATTTTCATGATTCTGCCCTAACCGGAGGTTAtagagattttttatttttttttttgtaatcgCAAGACtgttatataatttataataaatatacgTGTCATCTGACGTGAGTTGATTAATAATACCACATAACGAGAGTATACTTAAGTTAGATTGAAACATTATTGGGCATATATAGTCTCCAACTGCCGTGTCACACTGCTCAATCATTACTTACACACTCACTCAATCGTGTTGCCCCACGACATGGCAAATTGATGTAGATGAAATAAAATTGGAGGGGTCAATAGTCAATAGTCAATAGTCAATAGTAGCAAGCTAAATAATGAATTAGAATAAGTAATCTTTGTTGGCATTAGGATTTGATTCGAGCTTGCCTATcaaacaaaactaaataatTCATGGTGGTGATGATGCAGCGGTGGTTGGTTACATTATCAATCGTTTTCACTTCTAAAGTTTTATAATAATTCATCAATGGGTCCCCTCCCCAATAACATGAGTGATATTACTATTGCCAAATTGTCAACTACATAAACGGGTTCCTCACGCCACATATCTTGTACACGGATCATCGCATACCATCAAATTAGTCATATTATTGTACATTTCTGACTTGACTATAaaaaattagattaaattaatacaTGAACGTTTAAACACTAACTGGTTATTAAGTTAATAATAATCCCGTAGATATATGTATTAAGAATATTACTTAGCATGAAGAGTTTTGAATGGATGAAAAAGTCAATCATGAAGACTATATAGCTAATTAGACGACCAAAGAACATAAGCAAATTATTACTATCTAATCAAGCTTTAGCAAACGcacatttaaaattttctaacaTTATTTTGAGCAAAGATTTTGGCAATTGGTGATGCAACACGAAAGCATGCGTTTACGGATCGACAAATATCTAAACTCgaaaatataatttgaaatCCATCAGCAACTAGAATCCACcagaaaatagagaaaatctctaaattttattaatacaaTGCCATGAATTGGgttaaatagaaaacaaaaaaaccctaaaatagtaGAAAACTCTAAGTTTCAATATATTCCTAAAACTTaactaataagaaaataatttaaatccTAATCAAAATTATATCATGAAAATAATATTCTGATTGATAACTTAGAATAGATCTTCTCAAGAAATCAAGCAATTCGAAAATCTCAATGATAcgcctttcttcttttcctagcGCCATAATTGATGCTCAAGCATAATTTTCCATATTTGAAGCccaattttctcatttttcaaatttccttCGAACAAACCCATTATTTGTCCTACATCAGACCCCTTCACTTGTAAATAACTCGACCTTGAGTTCTCATTGAATTGAACTACATAGAATTTGATGTGTGAATAAACTCTTCAATTCTTTGAGTCCAAACTTGCtcatacttggatggaattatcatacaattaatttcataaacaaaattagaatATGCCAGTTGATAATCAAACTCCTTGAATAAATGTGTTTCATCCTCAAATTCAGATTTATTCCTACCTTCAATTTTTCCCTCCGTCTTGTGGGTTACTAGatcatcaattaattcaaCCTCCATTACaataatttcttcttctttgaccTCTTCCTCCATCTTTTCTTCGCTCGCCATAATTTTGGGTTAGTAATTTTGTAACTATTCCTTGacaaatatatatcatattcaaaaggaaagaatttTTTCACAAGAAGTCTTTTCATCCTAGGCAAAGAAGCGATAGGATTTTTACCTTGtttctttataaattttaGCATTTGATCCCATCAAGAAGTGACATCGCCTCTTAAATGGGACACAACAATTTTCACCATTTGCTCTTCTAAAATTGCTATTATATCAAATATTTCCTCTAGATTTGCAACCCATTCAAGAAACCATTCAATGCAGTAACTTCCTATAAAGCATAGAACATATGCAACATAGGATTGATGAGGTTGGCTTCAGGCAAATCCACCAGCATGTTCCCCTTCAATATTTGATATTTCCCCACGACTATTGTCGATGAGGTTTGAATACCTCCCATCGCCGCTCATCAATTCAGAAGGTAAATCCTTGCTCTAAATGATGACCTGCTCTGATTAACAATTGATTGGCTAAATCTTAGTCTAAAACATGTAATTCTGGAATCCATCAGGAAGATATGAGGAAACCTCAAGGTTTATTTGATAAACTGGAATAACAAAACATAACCCTAACCACATGTAAAGTATGCTTAGATACTCCTAGAAACCCTAGGAATAAcaaatgaattaaaataggaaaataacaaagttttcaaaaaCTTTAAAACTGAATTTCGGGCTAGTGAACAATCTTAGATACTTGAAAAAGTCCATACATCATAGCAAAGCAATTAATTTTACTCATGACGCCGTTCTCTTCGAATTAACGAGCTATGGGTTCAATTCTGAGCTCGGACCCCAAATCTACAATTTACCTTATTTACTTTTACACACGTGGCTCCAGCTCATCTTCAATTACTTTCTCAATTTGTTCTACATCAATTGCCAATTTGAAATGGAAAGCCAAGTCAACCAAGTTTACCGACTAGTCATTGATTTGATGATACTTCTGTTCCTAACGATTAGAAGAGGTTTCAAATTCTAACTTTAACTTCATTGATGATAGAAAAAGATCAACAAAGATAACCCGACAAGCCAACCAAGCTGGTCATATCGGATTGGACCATGGTTAAAGCTTAGCTGCAACTAAGACAACCCGTACGTCATTGTCCATTGCTTAGGTACATAAAAGTGTATTATTACTCTGTGTAACATTCTGGTCGAGtagtaataaaatgaaaatcataCAAATTTCTATTTGGATTTTCTTTGCACTTCCTGATAATCACATGCCCCATTTTTCCCATCCTGCCATGTCTCCCGCAAACAAAGTTGAAAGAACCAACCCTACAAACCCCACTGGTTGTTGCCCATGGATatacaaattataattaacaGCTTACTTTATCTTCATGCTCTAgctaacacacacacacaagttTATCCGTACATCAAGTGACCCGTTTGATCTAATTATGTATCGTATATATCCgcttatattataacatgtaTGTTGAATCTCGAATTCACAATTTTACATACTAACAATGTATTTACTATAATTTAAGCAAATTCAGTAAACTACATCGACATTTCATGTTGCGTACAAGATAGAAACAATAATTTCTtcaaacagaagaagaaaacaaaaggataaACATCGACAGTATTATCAGTTTGGTTCTTCGAATTTACAAGTGCGCCAtatgtccttttcttttttgtctacCGCTGAGAACAGGATAAGGCCTATTACTCTATCCAGCAGATGACTGTGATCATCTATGCCTGCAATTATCTATTTCctttttggccttttttctcttttatctCTGTTTAATTATGCACATACATATGTGTCTACGGATGAATGATCTTTACATCTTGTCATTATGGGATTCACGTGAGCTAGATATTCAATCCATATGCTGTGTAATGCCAGTATATAATTGGCATCACTGTCGGCTACCTCATATCAAGACACGAGCATATCAAGGCCTCTTTAAAAACTCACGTTAAAAACAGGTTTATATAGGAAAAGGGTTTAACTGCAAAGTATGACAACAGAATTAGGTGAGGGAGAACTATAGAAAAAGGGTAAAACAGCAAAACCCGCtagaaagtgaaaacaaaaaacaaaaaacaaaagaatattaataaaaacgaaTATACCTATTGTACCGTAGTATTCTATAACCGCTCTTATATTTAATGTGCTACTTGTAGTGTCATCGTGATCATCAAACTTAATTGGTTTATGcctaataaatataaataagtgTAAATTTATGCTAATGACGAccgatgatgatgatgttaattaatattattaacaccaataataataacaacaacaacaacaacatcacCAACACGATATCAACGAAGCTCATGCAACTAATTTTTTAGCACCAAATTGTTcacaaatatttttaaaatgtggCAACAGATCATGCTGCAGAAATATACTTTttaattcaccaaaaaaagcattatgaattaattatttatccCCATGtgcaaccaccaccaccacttgTCAATCTTATCCCAACCTTCTGTGAATTATTGGTCGATGAATAGATGAAAGGCATGGAAcaattaaagtaattttcaACCCCAAAAACGtagaattaaaaagaaaatttattataatatttaagcATCAAGGACCTACCCATGTtacccaaagccagtgagaGATGATTTGGAGAAATAAAAAACCGAAGCCGTTTGTGGATGCAGAAAAATGTATCATTCTTCAGTACCCTTTAAAGGCCACCATTAATTGAAGGAGATGTTGAAAGAGGCACACCAGAATTTGTCTGGTGTTAAAATGAGCCAGCATAGAAAAGCATGGCTTATCCATTATCCAAAAGCCGGAGAGAAAGCTCAAGTGCCCTTTCGAAGTCGAAATTTTGGCATAtttaacttcttcttttttttttctttttttttttgcttctcATAAAGTACAATGTTGTTTTTACCAAAAACAacgatttttatttttatttatcaaagaaattggacaCTTCAAATTCATTCGAAGTTGAAATCAAGAGAATATAACCAATGCTGTaactataaattttttaatcgGTAGGGTGGCTAAAGTTATTAACTAAAAATCTCATTATCATTCATTTATATACTAGTGCATCAACATTAGTAAGggtcatttcaattttatatcaataaattgaatttttgacTTGCATCGATAAAGTTTAGTTCATTTCAGAGATCGATATTTCATTTCAAGGATCAATAGTTCATTTTAGAGATTAATAGTTCATTTCATAGATCAATAAAATGAactttaaaatgaaattcattttaatAAGCTGGTCCACATAATAACTCTACAGCCTCTCTCTTATTGACACATGGGCAATAAGAGAGAGGTAATTTATTTCACTTTTCAAAACACAAATGGCTAGTTCCATTTTGAAACGGCTAGTTACTTACCTATAAATACACAAATGGCTTTTTCATGTTCAATTTTGTTGTGCAATAacctaaaaaaacaaagtgcTATGATGTGTTATCATTTAATCTCAACTTCCAACTCTTCAGGAAAAGTGTTGATATAATATTGTCATCAACCAAATagttttttgttattatatatatttaaaattggaTCGATAAATCCTCTTATAAGAACCCAGGTAcgtaatatataaatatatatatatataattttgaagAATAAAGGAATTTCAAGGGATGCATGTACCCTTATATGCGGATCAATGAAGCCTCTAAGAAATTGTATAcccaccaaaaataaataaataaataaataacccctccaagaaattggaaaattgaacTTTCCAAAGAAAGAGACATTACAAATATGCAATAGGTTATCTGTCTTATATATCCATGCAAGCATGACACGTCTATCGCATACCTAATCCTCcgttatttttccttttccacaAAAAAAGCCAAGATTTTTTCAGATGGTccaaagaaatgaaagaattttcttttctataatatatactagcctctcCACATGCATTTTTGCGgaagctttttttttaaaataatttaatttaatttagaa comes from Prunus dulcis chromosome 6, ALMONDv2, whole genome shotgun sequence and encodes:
- the LOC117630728 gene encoding uncharacterized protein LOC117630728, with the protein product MNWVQRKIYLYNVTFGLYMLDWWERYLFNTLVVVLMWFIFYNGSRYVTEFCKRHLW